A single Elaeis guineensis isolate ETL-2024a chromosome 15, EG11, whole genome shotgun sequence DNA region contains:
- the LOC105058437 gene encoding uncharacterized protein gives MEALRKLERVQRMLSFMEARGLSFNDQFSDRFLAHFLLFLVQPCGMVSLEKRCDLISELLQKQISAKMLEEALFFVTGEDSQQIYVELPSQSYLENEIKFHQSEAEDIPMIGLDAMQRANSTLEDFCRSYFMFHEMDVNKPQSIFKFLPVLSFTESYIYQLDTLNEKDLRLSSQDLISSESRYDNLGCILKGVSDQSVSNDLNEASRPDPFDPLVHLLQCQGLLTERIRTELRSGAEYWALERKLCHLLMRKRKILIEDVMRAIHLKSFDYRVLNLLLYQLRGQEVNELHMEFLSVSEFLVEVSDDLYDYEDDVIENSFNILRMFVGIYGASAAPRMLAKCITEAEEKYEQLSKCLDPELSLKYWRRCEEATMEGGATSGHAFGTWSIPPIIVDEESIRLQTVNKKPTAHTS, from the exons GTGCAACCATGTGGTATGGTTAGCTTGGAGAAGAGGTGCGATCTGATATCTGAGCTTCTTCAGAAG CAGATCTCAGCTAAAATGCTGGAAGAAGCACTGTTCTTTGTCACTGGGGAAG ATAGCCAGCAGATTTATGTTGAGCTTCCATCCCAGTCTTACCTtgaaaatgaaataaaatttcatcaatcAGAAGCTGAAGATATACCTATGATTGGACTTGATGCAATGCAACGAGCAAATTCTACCCTTGAAGATTTT TGCAGGTCTTATTTCATGTTTCATGAGATGGATGTAAACAAACCACAATCTATTTTTAAGTTCCTCCCTGTTCTTTCTTTTACAGAGAGCTACATCTATCAG CTAGACACACTAAATGAAAAGGATTTGCGTTTGTCATCGCAGGATTTAATTTCTTCAGAAAGCAGATATGATAATTTGGGTTGTATATTGAAGGGA GTTTCTGATCAAAGTGTGTCCAATGATCTTAATGAAGCTTCCAGACCTGATCCATTCGATCCTCTTGTCCATCTTCTTCAATGCCAAGGGCTACTGACAGAGCG AATAAGAACTGAACTCAGATCAGGTGCTGAATATTGGGCTCTTGAGAGGAAGCTTTGTCACTTGTTGATGAGAAAAAGGAAG ATATTAATTGAAGATGTGATGAGAGCAATTCATCTCAAATCTTTTGATTATCGAGTATTGAATCTCTTGTTGTATCAGTTACGAGGTCAAGAG GTCAATGAGTTGCATATGGAATTCCTATCAGTATCAGAATTCCTGGTTGAGGTATCAGATGACTT GTATGATTATGAG GATGATGTTATAGAGAATAGCTTCAACATATTGCGAATGTTTGTCGGGATATATGGAGCTTCAGCAGCACCAAGAATGTTG GCGAAATGCATTACCGAGGCTGAAGAGAAGTATGAGCAATTATCAAAGTGTTTGGATCCCGAATTATCATTAAAATACTGGAGAAGATGTGAAGAAGCTACAATGGAAG GAGGGGCAACTTCGGGTCATGCCTTTGGAACATGGAGTATACCTCCTATAATTGTGGATGAGGAATCCATCCGATTGCAAACTGTAAATAAGAAACCAACCGCACATACTAGTTGA
- the LOC105058436 gene encoding F-box protein FBW2 isoform X2, producing the protein MEGSSEFRGWDELIPDALGLIFRNLSLQEILTVVPRVCKAWRRAASGPYCWQDIDIEEWSQRCKPEHLDRMLQMLIAWSCDSFRRLSVSGLPSDSLFSFIADHAGSLQTLELPRSEISDSIVEHVAPRLSNITFLDVSYCKKIGARALEAFGKHCKALVGLRRRMHPLEVADKACQDDEAHAIACTMPKLRHLEMAYHLLTTHGVLEILSQCRDLEYLDVRGCWDVKLDDKFLKERHSSLKVLGPHIVDCYERTFWDDECSDYSDSSVYSWDFIYEGESDHDNVWDDEQDLEGLVVRFYGGGLNLTFAGFDWPPSP; encoded by the exons ATGGAGGGTTCCAGTGAATTCAGGGGATGGGACGAGCTGATTCCTGATGCTCTGGGCTTAATCTTTCGAAACCTTTCGCTTCAGGAGATCCTCACCGTGGTGCCCAGGGTCTGCAAGGCTTGGCGCCGGGCGGCTTCCGGGCCTTACTGCTGGCAAGATATCGATATCGAGGAATGGAGCCAGCGCTGCAAGCCGGAGCATTTGGATCGAATGCTTCAGATGCTTATTGCCTGGAGCTGTGACTCCTTCCGCCGGCTCAGTGTCTCTGGACTCCCCAGTGACTCCCTCTTTTCCTTCATTGCAGACCA TGCTGGTTCCCTTCAGACCTTAGAGCTACCAAGGAGTGAAATAAGTGACTCCATTGTTGAACATGTTGCACCAAGACTGTCAAACATCACTTTCTTGGATGTGAGCTACTGTAAAAAGATTGGTGCTCGTGCCCTTGAGGCATTTGGCAAGCACTGCAAGGCCCTTGTTGGACTCCGTAGGAGGATGCACCCGCTGGAGGTTGCCGACAAGGCCTGCCAAGATGATGAGGCTCATGCCATAGCTTGTACCATGCCTAAGCTTCGCCACCTCGAGATGGCCTACCACCTCCTTACGACCCATGGGGTCCTCGAGATCCTTTCACAATGCAGGGATCTCGAGTACCTGGACGTGCGGGGCTGTTGGGATGTGAAGCTTGATGACAAATTCCTGAAGGAGAGGCATTCTAGTTTGAAGGTGTTGGGACCTCATATTGTGGACTGCTACGAGAGGACCTTCTGGGACGATGAGTGCTCCGATTACTCAGATTCCTCGGTGTACTCGTGGGATTTCATCTACGAAGGGGAGAGCGATCATGATAATGTTTGGGATGATGAGCAAGATCTGGAAGGGTTGGTAGTCAGGTTCTATGGTGGTGGGCTAAATCTTACCTTTGCTGGATTTGATTGGCCTCCATCTCCATGA
- the LOC105058436 gene encoding F-box protein FBW2 isoform X1 codes for MSNQRLSTKRSRAAGCFFSSSVENMEGSSEFRGWDELIPDALGLIFRNLSLQEILTVVPRVCKAWRRAASGPYCWQDIDIEEWSQRCKPEHLDRMLQMLIAWSCDSFRRLSVSGLPSDSLFSFIADHAGSLQTLELPRSEISDSIVEHVAPRLSNITFLDVSYCKKIGARALEAFGKHCKALVGLRRRMHPLEVADKACQDDEAHAIACTMPKLRHLEMAYHLLTTHGVLEILSQCRDLEYLDVRGCWDVKLDDKFLKERHSSLKVLGPHIVDCYERTFWDDECSDYSDSSVYSWDFIYEGESDHDNVWDDEQDLEGLVVRFYGGGLNLTFAGFDWPPSP; via the exons ATGAGTAACCAGCGATTGAGCACTAAAAGATCGCG GGCTGCAGGgtgcttcttctcttcctctgttGAAAACATGGAGGGTTCCAGTGAATTCAGGGGATGGGACGAGCTGATTCCTGATGCTCTGGGCTTAATCTTTCGAAACCTTTCGCTTCAGGAGATCCTCACCGTGGTGCCCAGGGTCTGCAAGGCTTGGCGCCGGGCGGCTTCCGGGCCTTACTGCTGGCAAGATATCGATATCGAGGAATGGAGCCAGCGCTGCAAGCCGGAGCATTTGGATCGAATGCTTCAGATGCTTATTGCCTGGAGCTGTGACTCCTTCCGCCGGCTCAGTGTCTCTGGACTCCCCAGTGACTCCCTCTTTTCCTTCATTGCAGACCA TGCTGGTTCCCTTCAGACCTTAGAGCTACCAAGGAGTGAAATAAGTGACTCCATTGTTGAACATGTTGCACCAAGACTGTCAAACATCACTTTCTTGGATGTGAGCTACTGTAAAAAGATTGGTGCTCGTGCCCTTGAGGCATTTGGCAAGCACTGCAAGGCCCTTGTTGGACTCCGTAGGAGGATGCACCCGCTGGAGGTTGCCGACAAGGCCTGCCAAGATGATGAGGCTCATGCCATAGCTTGTACCATGCCTAAGCTTCGCCACCTCGAGATGGCCTACCACCTCCTTACGACCCATGGGGTCCTCGAGATCCTTTCACAATGCAGGGATCTCGAGTACCTGGACGTGCGGGGCTGTTGGGATGTGAAGCTTGATGACAAATTCCTGAAGGAGAGGCATTCTAGTTTGAAGGTGTTGGGACCTCATATTGTGGACTGCTACGAGAGGACCTTCTGGGACGATGAGTGCTCCGATTACTCAGATTCCTCGGTGTACTCGTGGGATTTCATCTACGAAGGGGAGAGCGATCATGATAATGTTTGGGATGATGAGCAAGATCTGGAAGGGTTGGTAGTCAGGTTCTATGGTGGTGGGCTAAATCTTACCTTTGCTGGATTTGATTGGCCTCCATCTCCATGA
- the LOC105058434 gene encoding uncharacterized protein isoform X1 has translation MADTEPSSPSSAACADVSCAAVCSTSTSATATAAEASPPPSVCSACGGPTASVASPPPWTDAYNPPAYRPIRLPAINAPTQTNAIILAPVPQPLPVPRAIPPYDFETPTKRISSPDDIRRFHSSAAGRHFLGFIAALSHSVRGHKISDPVPPLSQTLTSLLFLLQTLTSWIDEIPPLPHPARYGNPAYRCWHARLSAEAPAFLYPILTSDELLPAADELLPYLLDSFGNAFRIDYGTGHETNFAAFLYCLGRLSLIREEDYPALVTRVFVAYLELMRRLQTTYSLEPAGSHGVWGLDDYHFLPFIFGSAQLIDHKYMKPKSIHNQDILDNFSHEYMYLACVAFVKKVKKGVFAEHSPMLDDISAVPTWSKVNSGMLKMYKAEVLEKVPIMQHFLFGSLIKWE, from the exons ATGGCCGACACCGagccctcctccccttcctccgcCGCCTGCGCCGACGTCTCGTGCGCCGCCGTCTGCTCCACCTCCACCTCCGCCACCGCCACCGCGGCCGAGGCGAGCCCGCCACCGTCGGTGTGCTCTGCCTGCGGCGGCCCCACCGCCTCCGTCGCATCTCCACCTCCCTGGACCGACGCCTACAACCCGCCGGCGTACCGCCCTATCCGCTTGCCGGCGATCAACGCCCCCACCCAGACCAACGCCATCATCCTCGCTCCCGTCCCCCAGCCCCTCCCCGTCCCCCGCGCCATCCCTCCCTATGACTTCGAAACCCCCACCAAGCGCATCTCCTCCCCCGATGACATCCGCCGCTTCCACTCCTCCGCCGCTGGCCGCCACTTCCTTGGCTTCATCGCTGCCCTCTCCCACTCTGTCCGTGGCCACAAGATCTCCGACCCCGTTCCCCCCCTCTCCCAAACCCTCACGtccctcctcttccttctccaaACCCTAACCTCCTGGATCGACGAGATTCCCCCCCTCCCACATCCCGCCCGCTACGGCAACCCCGCCTACCGGTGCTGGCACGCCCGCCTCTCCGCCGAGGCCCCCGCCTTCCTCTACCCCATTCTTACCTCCGACGAGCTCCTTCCCGCCGCCGACGAGCTGCTCCCTTACCTTCTCGATTCCTTCGGCAACGCCTTCCGCATCGACTACGGCACCGGCCACGAGACCAACTTCGCCGCCTTCCTCTATTGCCTTGGCCGCCTCAGCCTTATCAGGGAGGAGGACTACCCAGCCCTCGTCACCCGGGTCTTCGTCGCCTACCTCGAACTCATGCGCAGGCTCCAGACCACCTACTCTCTCGAGCCCGCTGGGTCTCACGGTGTCTGGGGCCTCGACGACTACCACTTTCTCCCCTTTATCTTTGGCTCTGCTCAGCTCATTGATCACAAGTATATGAAGCCCAAGTCGATTCACAACCAGGACATTCTTGATAACTTCTCTCATGAGTATATGTACTTGGCCTGTGTGGCCTTtgtgaagaaggtgaagaagggggTATTTGCTGAGCACTCCCCGATGCTTGATGATATCAGTGCGGTCCCGACATGGAGCAAGGTGAACAGTGGAATGTTGAAGATGTATAAGGCTGAGGTGCTTGAGAAGGTGCCCATCATGCAGCATTTTCTCTTTGGTTCGCTCATCAAATG GGAGTGA
- the LOC105058434 gene encoding uncharacterized protein isoform X2, whose translation MADTEPSSPSSAACADVSCAAVCSTSTSATATAAEASPPPSVCSACGGPTASVASPPPWTDAYNPPAYRPIRLPAINAPTQTNAIILAPVPQPLPVPRAIPPYDFETPTKRISSPDDIRRFHSSAAGRHFLGFIAALSHSVRGHKISDPVPPLSQTLTSLLFLLQTLTSWIDEIPPLPHPARYGNPAYRCWHARLSAEAPAFLYPILTSDELLPAADELLPYLLDSFGNAFRIDYGTGHETNFAAFLYCLGRLSLIREEDYPALVTRVFVAYLELMRRLQTTYSLEPAGSHGVWGLDDYHFLPFIFGSAQLIDHKYMKPKSIHNQDILDNFSHEYMYLACVAFVKKVKKGVFAEHSPMLDDISAVPTWSKVNSGMLKMYKAEVLEKVPIMQHFLFGSLIKWE comes from the exons ATGGCCGACACCGagccctcctccccttcctccgcCGCCTGCGCCGACGTCTCGTGCGCCGCCGTCTGCTCCACCTCCACCTCCGCCACCGCCACCGCGGCCGAGGCGAGCCCGCCACCGTCGGTGTGCTCTGCCTGCGGCGGCCCCACCGCCTCCGTCGCATCTCCACCTCCCTGGACCGACGCCTACAACCCGCCGGCGTACCGCCCTATCCGCTTGCCGGCGATCAACGCCCCCACCCAGACCAACGCCATCATCCTCGCTCCCGTCCCCCAGCCCCTCCCCGTCCCCCGCGCCATCCCTCCCTATGACTTCGAAACCCCCACCAAGCGCATCTCCTCCCCCGATGACATCCGCCGCTTCCACTCCTCCGCCGCTGGCCGCCACTTCCTTGGCTTCATCGCTGCCCTCTCCCACTCTGTCCGTGGCCACAAGATCTCCGACCCCGTTCCCCCCCTCTCCCAAACCCTCACGtccctcctcttccttctccaaACCCTAACCTCCTGGATCGACGAGATTCCCCCCCTCCCACATCCCGCCCGCTACGGCAACCCCGCCTACCGGTGCTGGCACGCCCGCCTCTCCGCCGAGGCCCCCGCCTTCCTCTACCCCATTCTTACCTCCGACGAGCTCCTTCCCGCCGCCGACGAGCTGCTCCCTTACCTTCTCGATTCCTTCGGCAACGCCTTCCGCATCGACTACGGCACCGGCCACGAGACCAACTTCGCCGCCTTCCTCTATTGCCTTGGCCGCCTCAGCCTTATCAGGGAGGAGGACTACCCAGCCCTCGTCACCCGGGTCTTCGTCGCCTACCTCGAACTCATGCGCAGGCTCCAGACCACCTACTCTCTCGAGCCCGCTGGGTCTCACGGTGTCTGGGGCCTCGACGACTACCACTTTCTCCCCTTTATCTTTGGCTCTGCTCAGCTCATTGATCACAAGTATATGAAGCCCAAGTCGATTCACAACCAGGACATTCTTGATAACTTCTCTCATGAGTATATGTACTTGGCCTGTGTGGCCTTtgtgaagaaggtgaagaagggggTATTTGCTGAGCACTCCCCGATGCTTGATGATATCAGTGCGGTCCCGACATGGAGCAAGGTGAACAGTGGAATGTTGAAGATGTATAAGGCTGAGGTGCTTGAGAAGGTGCCCATCATGCAGCATTTTCTCTTTGGTTCGCTCATCAAATG GGAATAA
- the LOC105058434 gene encoding uncharacterized protein isoform X3, with protein MADTEPSSPSSAACADVSCAAVCSTSTSATATAAEASPPPSVCSACGGPTASVASPPPWTDAYNPPAYRPIRLPAINAPTQTNAIILAPVPQPLPVPRAIPPYDFETPTKRISSPDDIRRFHSSAAGRHFLGFIAALSHSVRGHKISDPVPPLSQTLTSLLFLLQTLTSWIDEIPPLPHPARYGNPAYRCWHARLSAEAPAFLYPILTSDELLPAADELLPYLLDSFGNAFRIDYGTGHETNFAAFLYCLGRLSLIREEDYPALVTRVFVAYLELMRRLQTTYSLEPAGSHGVWGLDDYHFLPFIFGSAQLIDHKYMKPKSIHNQDILDNFSHEYMYLACVAFVKKVKKGVFAEHSPMLDDISAVPTWSKVNSGMLKMYKAEVLEKVPIMQHFLFGSLIKW; from the exons ATGGCCGACACCGagccctcctccccttcctccgcCGCCTGCGCCGACGTCTCGTGCGCCGCCGTCTGCTCCACCTCCACCTCCGCCACCGCCACCGCGGCCGAGGCGAGCCCGCCACCGTCGGTGTGCTCTGCCTGCGGCGGCCCCACCGCCTCCGTCGCATCTCCACCTCCCTGGACCGACGCCTACAACCCGCCGGCGTACCGCCCTATCCGCTTGCCGGCGATCAACGCCCCCACCCAGACCAACGCCATCATCCTCGCTCCCGTCCCCCAGCCCCTCCCCGTCCCCCGCGCCATCCCTCCCTATGACTTCGAAACCCCCACCAAGCGCATCTCCTCCCCCGATGACATCCGCCGCTTCCACTCCTCCGCCGCTGGCCGCCACTTCCTTGGCTTCATCGCTGCCCTCTCCCACTCTGTCCGTGGCCACAAGATCTCCGACCCCGTTCCCCCCCTCTCCCAAACCCTCACGtccctcctcttccttctccaaACCCTAACCTCCTGGATCGACGAGATTCCCCCCCTCCCACATCCCGCCCGCTACGGCAACCCCGCCTACCGGTGCTGGCACGCCCGCCTCTCCGCCGAGGCCCCCGCCTTCCTCTACCCCATTCTTACCTCCGACGAGCTCCTTCCCGCCGCCGACGAGCTGCTCCCTTACCTTCTCGATTCCTTCGGCAACGCCTTCCGCATCGACTACGGCACCGGCCACGAGACCAACTTCGCCGCCTTCCTCTATTGCCTTGGCCGCCTCAGCCTTATCAGGGAGGAGGACTACCCAGCCCTCGTCACCCGGGTCTTCGTCGCCTACCTCGAACTCATGCGCAGGCTCCAGACCACCTACTCTCTCGAGCCCGCTGGGTCTCACGGTGTCTGGGGCCTCGACGACTACCACTTTCTCCCCTTTATCTTTGGCTCTGCTCAGCTCATTGATCACAAGTATATGAAGCCCAAGTCGATTCACAACCAGGACATTCTTGATAACTTCTCTCATGAGTATATGTACTTGGCCTGTGTGGCCTTtgtgaagaaggtgaagaagggggTATTTGCTGAGCACTCCCCGATGCTTGATGATATCAGTGCGGTCCCGACATGGAGCAAGGTGAACAGTGGAATGTTGAAGATGTATAAGGCTGAGGTGCTTGAGAAGGTGCCCATCATGCAGCATTTTCTCTTTGGTTCGCTCATCAAATG GTGA